The following proteins come from a genomic window of Lolium rigidum isolate FL_2022 chromosome 5, APGP_CSIRO_Lrig_0.1, whole genome shotgun sequence:
- the LOC124651945 gene encoding uncharacterized protein LOC124651945 has translation MEYERIHKVQMGVMSPTKLRMKLLGMGSHGSKDEVASKSPSRPDAGANGAEDGDDHPKSSLLPQELDEGSSECPPKDRSDSSRSRSDSSRGRAAVSNGNGGSFEFQMEERAGLGPFFFRQVPSKWNDAEKWIAGRHVVHSNPIFSKKSRTSALTELSHSQSAPRLPRRTKLCGASQGAAASSSVSMRDIGTEMTPAASQEQSRSGTPAGAATPSLSPLCSVPASPSASERELQVRTRREIAALGLQLGKMSIASWASKDDRILRSPEKSAGAGDGDDDAKKEEFEARAAAWAESQKCKLASRYQRKEAKIQEWENCQKSKFEAKMRNAEVQADQKKARAKNSLTKRLSSLGHKVEGKQARVEARRNRRAVRLARQVERIRKTGRVPSRFRCCSWFL, from the exons atgGAGTATGAGAGGATACACAAAGTTCAG ATGGGGGTCATGTCTCCGACCAAGCTGAGGATGAAGCTGCTAGGAATGGGATCCCATGGCAGCAAGGACGAGGTGGCGAGCAAGTCGCCGTCGAGGCCCGACGCCGGTGCCAACGGGGCCGAAGACGGCGATGACCACCCCAAGAGCAGCCTCCTACCGCAGGAGCTCGACGAAGGCTCTTCGGAGTGCCCCCCCAAGGACCGCTCGGACTCTTCCCGGTCGCGCTCCGACTCGAGCCGCGGCAGGGCCGCTGTAAGCAACGGCAATGGCGGCAGCTTCGAGTTCCAGATGGAGGAGAGGGCCGGGCTGGGGCCCTTCTTCTTCAGGCAGGTGCCGTCCAAGTGGAACGATGCGGAGAAGTGGATCGCGGGGCGGCACGTCGTGCACTCCAACCCCATCTTCTCCAAGAagtcc AGGACGAGCGCCCTAACCGAGCTCTCGCATTCGCAATCTGCGCc CAGGCTGCCTCGTCGCACTAAACTCTGCGGTGCATCGCAGGGGGCTGCGGCGTCGTCGTCGGTGTCGATGAGGGACATCGGCACGGAAATGACGCCGGCCGCCAGCCAGGAGCAGTCGAGGAGCGGCACCCCGGCcggcgccgccacgccgtccctCAGCCCGCTCTGCTCGGTGCCGGCGTCGCCGTCCGCGTCGGAGAGGGAGCTGCAGGTCAGGACGCGCCGGGAGATCGCCGCGCTCGGGCTGCAGCTGGGCAAGATGAGCATCGCGTCGTGGGCCAGCAAGGACGACCGCATCCTGAGATCACCGGAGaagagcgccggcgccggcgatggAGACGATGATGCCAAGAAGGAGGAGTTCGAGGCTCGAGCCGCAGCGTGGGCAGAATCCCAGAAATGCAAACTCGCATCGAG ATATCAGAGGAAGGAGGCGAAGATACAGGAATGGGAGAACTGCCAGAAATCCAAATTTGAAGCCAAGATGAGGAATGCAGAG GTGCAGGCCGATCAAAAGAAGGCGCGGGCGAAGAACAGCCTGACAAAGAGGCTGTCCAGCTTAGGCCACAAGGTGGAGGGCAAGCAGGCGAGGGTGGAGGCCAGGCGGAACCGGCGGGCGGTCCGGCTGGCGCGGCAGGTGGAGCGCATCCGGAAGACCGGCCGCGTGCCGTCCCGGTTCCGGTGTTGCAGCTGGTTCCTCTGA
- the LOC124651280 gene encoding BTB/POZ domain-containing protein At1g30440-like, with translation MKLGSKPDAFTRRGQAWFCTTGLPSDVIVEVGEMSFHLHKFPLLSKSPILGRLIEENSDLDECIIKLSDIPGGAKSFELVARFCYGVKIELSPANIVHLRCAAEYLQMTEETAADNLINQAETFFNQAVLRSWKDSLEALKTCDVLLPHAEDLHIAKRCIESLAAKASIDPDLFGWPVSEHGAMLSPEGSVLWNGISTGAKLGNFSSNWWYDDASSLSFPTYKRLISTMESRGAKEEIIAGSLMYYAKKCLPGLNRRQSKGLVALPLNSAITLSEEEQRRLLEDIDRMLPLQRGLVSTNVLLWLLRTAMILKVNRACISNLEKRVGMQLDKATLEDLLLPNFSYTMDTLYNVECVRRILDHFLEMDQTTGGSGSPCLDDVMASPSLAPITAVAKLIDGYLAEIAPDINLKPPKFESLAAALPEYARPLDDGLYRAIDVYLKAHSSLPESEREHLCRLIDCQKLSLEACTHAAQNERLPLRVVVQVLFFEQLQLRTSIAGCLMVSDNLEGGSSRTLRGSDAVAMSGEAGASWVTTAAVRENQALRAGMDSMRLRLAELERECSGMRQDIRKLGGGKDGGWAARVQRVFSLKMKLQMCSTDEGRISEQHRSAAAKLEKLQAKVSKHKKHLSINA, from the exons ATGAAGCTGGGCTCCAAGCCGGATGCTTTCACCAGGCGAGGCCAGGCATG GTTCTGCACAACTGGACTTCCCAGCGATGTTATTGTCGAGGTCGGGGAGATGTCCTTCCACCTCCACAAG TTTCCTCTGCTTTCAAAGAGTCCCATCCTGGGAAGGTTGATTGAGGAGAACTCAGACCTAGATGAATGTATAATCAAACTATCCGACATCCCAGGGGGTGCAAAATCATTCGAGTTAGTGGCAAGGTTCTGCTATGGTGTCAAGATAGAGCTCTCTCCGGCCAACATTGTCCACCTTCGATGTGCCGCGGAGTATCTTCAGATGACAGAAGAAACAGCCGCAGATAACCTTATCAACCAGGCAGAAACGTTCTTTAACCAAGCTGTCCTCCGCAGCTGGAAAGATTCCCTGGAAGCACTCAAGACATGTGATGTCCTTCTCCCTCACGCCGAAGACCTTCACATCGCGAAGAGATGCATCGAGTCGTTGGCTGCCAAGGCTAGCATTGATCCGGACCTCTTTGGCTGGCCAGTCTCAGAACACGGTGCGATGCTAAGCCCTGAGGGCAGTGTACTGTGGAATGGCATTAGCACGGGCGCAAAGCTCGGGAACTTCAGCTCAAATTGGTGGTATGATGATGCCTCATCATTGAGCTTCCCTACGTACAAGAGGCTCATTTCCACTATGGAGTCAAGAGGCGCCAAGGAGGAGATCATTGCGGGTTCGCTTATGTACTATGCCAAGAAGTGTCTTCCAGGATTGAATAGGCGTCAAAGCAAGGGACTGGTGGCATTGCCCCTGAATTCTGCTATTACCCTGTCTGAGGAAGAACAAAGGCGTCTGCTCGAGGACATTGACAGGATGCTACCTCTTCAGAGAGGTCTAGTATCCACAAATGTTTTGCTCTGGCTGCTTCGAACTGCCATGATTCTGAAAGTCAACCGTGCTTGCATCTCCAACTTAGAGAAAAGGGTTGGCATGCAACTAGATAAAGCCACGCTGGAGGATCTACTGCTGCCGAACTTCTCGTACACCATGGACACACTCTACAATGTTGAATGTGTGCGCAGGATCCTTGATCACTTCTTGGAAATGGACCAGACGACCGGCGGCAGTGGTTCCCCGTGCTTGGATGATGTGATGGCTTCTCCCTCACTGGCGCCGATCACCGCTGTTGCTAAGCTAATCGATGGCTACCTCGCAGAGATTGCACCAGACATCAATCTGAAGCCACCGAAATTCGAATCTCTTGCAGCTGCTTTGCCTGAATATGCTCGGCCTCTAGACGATGGTCTTTACCGTGCCATTGATGTATATTTAAAG GCGCATTCTAGTCTACCGGAGTCCGAGCGCGAGCACCTCTGCCGGCTGATCGACTGCCAGAAGCTCTCCCTAGAGGCATGCACCCACGCGGCGCAGAATGAGCGGCTGCCGCTGCGCGTGGTGGTGCAGGTCCTCTTCTTCGAGCAGCTCCAGCTGCGGACATCCATCGCTGGGTGCCTGATGGTCTCCGACAACCTCGAAGGAGGATCCTCACGTACCCTGCGTGGCAGCGACGCGGTCGCGATGTCGGGTGAAGCTGGTGCCAGCTGGGTCACCACGGCGGCAGTGAGGGAGAACCAGGCGCTCAGGGCCGGGATGGACAGCATGCGGCTGCGTCTGGCGGAGCTCGAGAGGGAGTGCTCCGGCATGCGGCAAGACATCCGGAAGCTCGGAGGCGGGAAGGACGGCGGGTGGGCAGCGCGGGTGCAGCGGGTGTTcagcctgaagatgaagctgcagaTGTGCAGCACCGACGAGGGGAGGATCAGCGAGCAGCACCGTAGCGCGGCCGCAAAGCTAGAGAAGCTTCAGGCCAAGGTGTCCAAGCACAAGAAGCACCTCTCCATTAATGCCTGA